The Arachis ipaensis cultivar K30076 chromosome B07, Araip1.1, whole genome shotgun sequence genomic interval gagaacatgcagcacaacaaaattcactagatttaagaatcttctggttctttagtgaatgtccatgagagttttcaataattctcctcatcatggttgttcccggatgacccaatctatcatgccaagttatgaattcatttgggctagtaaacttctggtttacaatggtatgtgattcaattgcactaatcttggtataatacaaccaagatgaaagtgagggtaatttttttaatattacctttttatttaaataatgagttgtgatacataaatactcatgatttccctcattcatagtctcaatatgatatccattttggcgaatatctttaaaactcaacaagtttcttcgagacttggtagacaacagtgcattatttattataaattttgtttctccggaaaacaaaattatagctcttccagagccttcaatcacattgcttgagccaataatagtattaacacattcttcttttggcacaagatgggtaaaatatatatcacttttaagaatggtgtgcgaacttgcactatccgcaaggcatacatcttcattacatatccttgccattctcttcaaaaacaaataataataaaatgagtagtatgcacagttTAAATTGAATTCTTGATCGAAATTATTTTCTAAGAAATACTGTTCAAAATAATgctatatactaaaattttattttaaaatttgacacatttaataactttaaaattcataaacattaatatttcattatttatatacatcacatttgaaacttaaatacatagaaaataaaacttaacaataagttctttacatcATAGATACTTCAcaatctcacatattaaactattccatcattgatcaaatggccaATATTTTCTTCAAGGTCCTCAAAGAAAtaagatacatcataatgagtggtggaattttcaacatcatttgaaacaaaatttgtttcctttcctttgtcatcctttttcaaagatgcctggtaaagatcgactaggtgccttggggtacgacaggtacgtgaccaatggccctttccaccacaacggaaacacttatcctctgttgatttactctgcccgatatttctttctttatcccacttctggtgagattctttcttttgaatataattctttttccttccataatttttcttgacctcttctggggtaatttgccacatttacttcaggaaatggggcggcgccagctgggcacGCTTCGTGATTCTTtaaaagcaactcattgttgcgttcagcaacaagaaggcaagaaattaactcagaatattttttaaaccctttttctcgatactgctgctgcaggagcacattcgaggcatggaaggttgagaaagttttctccaacatatcatgatcagttatcttttccccacataatttcattcgtgaggtgattcgaaacatcgcagaattatattcatttataaatttaaaatcttgtaGACGCAGGTACGTCCATTCATATCGAGCTTGAGGAAGTATTACCGTTttttgatgattgtacctttcttcaaggtctttccaaagatttgcaggatcttttaatgtgagatattcatttttcaatccttcgtcaagatgacgacgaagaaaaataaTGGCTTTGActttatccttttgggatgcattattttcagccttaatggtatctccaagatccattgaatcaagatgaatttcagcatctaatatccatgataaataattgtttccagatatatcaagagcattgaattcaagatgagagagtttcgacataatgaaaaattgttacctgagtcttcctaaaaatttgatcagagtctcgtgctgataacgtgttgtaaaataaatatcaaataaagaagtataaatagaagactctagtactataattactatctcaatataataaagatgattaatatttctattaatattatatgtaaagagtaatagaaaagagtatttaaaatacttataaaataaaagaagagaaagaattgtagtagaaatataaagagaagagtatttgattgcaACATAAAGAGAGAATTGATTTCTTATTACTTGCTTGTGTATCAAAGCCTCAGCCTTATTCCCCTATTTATACTAGTAAAAAGATTCACTTTACAAATATTGGAAAAGCATGCACCGCATATCCTTTAATATTTGTGCTTCCCAATAGAACTTCAAAGGAAGAATAAATCATGCTGAGTAGATGGATATGGACATCCATATCGTAACAGGATtggaattttctttattttttgctagCTAGGCTACCAGCAAAGTTAGTAGAAGAGGTAGTTTacaaagaagaaattacaattttTGTTGTTGGATTAAAGTAGTTCAAGTAGGgttggaagtgagtcaagttaGATCATGAGCCGAGtttgagcttggataagctcagctcattagcttATGAGTttgctcgattatatatataatattaaaaatatagattaaatgcatataggatatgcgtattaataatttaatatatattaatgttcttaattatttaaaattttatagtaattttttatatataattttgatataggacataaataaaaaatttataattgatagatagacaatatataaaatttatctatttttaatatttttcgacatatataagttataatttattgatataaaattatagaatatGTTTCTATTATTTGATCCAACTCGTAAGCCCGAGCCAATCAGTGAGATTTCGTTGAGTCGAGTTTAAACTTATGAAATATGCTCGATTGTTAATAAATTGAATTATGAGCCAAGCTTGATTTTAGTgagtcgagcttgagcttggtctagcttGGCTCAActcgactcacttccagccctaggtTTAAGTATCTATTTCGAAATTTCATGCAAAAACTAGAACATATTTCAAAGGACTTCTAAGACAACCTTTTAAGTACTTGCATATGCACTTATTGAAACTAGAATCAAATTTTTAAAGTTCCAAACTCAATTTTATACAatttagtgtgtgtttggattcaCGTTGGTCAAACTGGAGTTTGAATGAAAGTGATTTTATAGAATTGATTTAGACTAGAAGTGAGTTTGTGCCAACATGATTTATGTTTATcaatttttactaaaattgattttgataaaataaatattatttgaataatattagttaaaatcatttcTAGAAATCAATAATGAGTAGTAACAAACATAAACGTACGTTGAGTAAATGCAAAGCTATAATTTTTTGGGATGCGAAATTTCATAAAGTTGCCAAACATCAAAGAACAACGTTCAAAGGATTAAACGCATTTTTATCCTCTTAAACGTGTTTAACAAACACACCCTTAGTGTCTAACCCAAATAAATTTTAATACTTGAAtgtaccaaaatagaaaagtagCCAACCATAATAACAGACATATCTCTTGATGTAATGTGTTTCTTTTTCAGCTCTTAGCCAGATCATCAATTATGGGTTATTTGGCAGGTAACTATAAGTCTATAACACATGAGGTCATTTatgtgcttttttttttgttttttattcatatattgtattttgAATTTGCTCCGATTCTCCCTTCTCTTTAACTAGTTTTTAATCCATAAAATTAATAATgttgcatttttattttgatttcctCCAAAATATTTTCTAAAAGGTAAAAGGTCAAAGGATAAGTAAATGTCAGTATCAGAATAACAAACATATTTGCGTATGAACTTGAAAGATAAGAATGCTTAATGGGACATACCTAGAATGAGACCAAGTTATGTATATGTCATGTACAAAAGAGTGGTATATATTGTGTGATTAGATTAATTAAAGTAGTTTCTAGGAAATTTCTGTAGCTGGAAGGTCTCATCAGTCACATTACAAAGTATGGTCAAAACAACATATGTATGATGACTTGTGAATGAAGTTGTGAGACAGTAATAGTCAACTCCTCTTTGGAGCACATACATTTCCCAGAGACTTCGTTGCAAGTCCTTGTGAATAAGTGGTGCTTTGCTGTGAAGCAAGTGAATTCTTGTTATATATGTTTTTAAAACTATATCTGTATTCTGTAGTCTCTTGTTATTGATGTCTAGACCcagttaaattaaatataaaatgttATCCCTTTGTTCATTTTTGGTACACCAACCTTCTACTGCTGCTGGGGATCTCCTTAAACATTTCCATTGTTATTTATGGCAACCGGTGGAATACCAAGGTGGCAACGGATTCAGACATAAGGCACCCTTTCAGGCTGAATAATAGGTAATGTAGGAATAAGGTGATACATACTTTAAATTTTCGTAATAGAAAGAGTTtaagtgttatttagaagatattagtttacatttttaagagatgttttaatttaatttgttgtattttgattttatttatttaattactagattgggctttatgtttatgggcttaagattttctatattttaacctaataagaggttataaatcctccttagctattgtagtcatagtatagaatgatttagaggtttcaaaacccctttttggtttcgtgatgaaatcATGATGTGGATAactgaggttgaggagtccctctcttgttgcatcggggaattgggtagaaggttgaggagtcccttcgattcaattcccAAACTTTGGCGTTGACAaattaggttgaggagtccctttcttattgcgtcaagaaattgggtagaaagtagagtgattctctttgtattcaatttcaatctatcatttttgtttctattttaatttcaatgtatcttttaTATTCAGTTTGAGTCCTTGTctttatgtttatcttttatttccTTATCAAAGGGAGAAGGGAATAAGGGTAATGTatgaattttaataaaattaaaggaatgggtagtaataaaaaaaatcaaatataaaatgtttcaaaaaaaattcaagaTGTTACattcattataaaaaaaattttaataaaacaacttaattttaattcatgttaCAAATTAATTTAGGTTGGTCTAGTTATTAACTCATTAGTTTATATTAAAGATTTAAATTTCGTCTTATACATGTCGATAAATTAGTCCTTGATCTACCGACGGAAGGAtgtgataaaaaattaaaacaacacAAACCGTCGCAATATGTGAATAAGCTGCTACAGAGTGCAATGGATTATCCTAGACAACATATTAACATAAGTTGCTGTTCTCTGCAGCGATTTATGCATTTAACAACTCCTTCAAAAATTGTTAGACTATATAGTTTATGTAAATATATGAAAAAGATCAAACGTgtaacatttttaaaaaaaattgtaattgagtaattttaaaattcattcattttttttgggGACCAAATTATTGGAGTTTTAttctttattagtttatttttagatAAAAGCACGAAGAAAGTTTttcttgtgtaatttttttgtaacgaaaaaaaaaaacaaataataacttagaagaaaaataaaaaaattgcttAAAAAATTCAGTTTTGTTGAATattattctcaaatttttttaagGCAATGGAAGTTCCACCTAAAAAAGAATGGTTTTTATTGCCGTCTTTGTTATGGTGTCTACTACTATATTTGTATCTCTCAAGATTAATAGAAGGTCAACACGCCATTTTCAAGACATGATATCTCAGATTTTCAATAATAAATGATCAATAAAATTAGAGCAATTCTGTAAATTATTCACAGTAATAAAAACCTCCACGcagtctgtctcacatataataTTTATTTAGCCTGAGTTTCAGGTTAAAAGAAAAGTCTCTCCAAATAGTAAATAACTCTCCTTAAAAGATACTATGACTTTTAATTGCTCACAGACAACTTCGTTGTTACCTTCCCTTCCAATTTCTGccaacacaagcaaaaccaattcGAGTACCATTGTCAAgatagctagcatcacaattaatcttaaaggtacccacCAAGGGGGAATCCAAGAGTCACTAATGGTGGAAGGGATAAACACTCcttgcaactcaaaaatattttgGAGCTCCTTTTCTAAGGACAAAGCCATACCAGTTACCTTGTCCGTGGTCCAAGACTCGTGGGGATGAAAGATCTCGTTATTCCTCGAACGTCAAATCCACCAGAAACCTGAAAAGAATCTAAAGGGACGCTGTTTGCTATTatgtaagaaccaactcatcaatcCAGTGGTTGACCGGAAATTCCCAAAGCTTGCCAAACTAGCTGGGTATTTGGACAATCTCGAATGTAATATAAAACCGATTTCTGACCTGAGAAACATCGTGGACAGTTATTCGTGTGCAAAATGCTCTTCCTAAAACGAAATGTAGCAATCTACTGAAGACACATAGCCAGACTAAAAATTTGTGCTTTTTTAAAATATGTTGACGCTAAAACCAAATTGTTCTCCCAATTAAACATCTTCTTACTAAGCTACAAATTGTTCACACCCTGATTATTAAACTATTCTAACAATTGAAAAAATCACCATCCTAAATTAATTATTACCATGATTTTtctttctaaaataaaataaaaaaattattattttcttatttttggactttaagtcctcaaatactattttttttttctgtatttgGGCAAGTTTGCCGAAGACCCCGgtgaactctataaaaattaacAAGTTTGCCTTACTCGGCTCCACTCTATAAAAATACACACACAACAAGCATGATTTCttcaagatttttttttaattataaattaaaaaataagcaATATTTAACAATGACAACCATTATTATCGTCTCAAAAAATACACAAATATATCagaataagccatatttaaccaagatttttttaattataaattaaaaaaataactatttctCCAAAATAAAATACGATTTATTCTTGTGTACTCTTAGACTGCGTTTGTTTACAAAGATAGGACATTGAGACACGAACACAGACATAAAAAATCATGTTTGACAGAGGAGATCTGGACAGAGACAttgtgtccagagacactgaatcCGTGTTGTGTCTATCCTGACAGGAAAGACACGGAGACACTAataagggacacaacttattttttattttttcttttattattcttgttaattttttataattatatttttcattattatttttttcgtctcaaatttttgaatgaaaaaaatgagaataaattggatttttataattttttctagTTTGTCatcaaacagaatacaagaacacaaaattttgtgtctctatccTTTTATGTCTTATTGTCAGTGTCTTATCTTGTTCTGTTCTCATAAACAAAAGCAGTCTTATATAATctggagacgatgataatggttACCATTGTTAATTTTTCAAACTCAATCTAATGTATTTTAAGTGGAGTTTGCCGGGAGTGCAACAAACTTGtccaaatacaaaaaaaaaatcatacttAAAGAATTAGAGTCAAAAAattatgtttaaaaaaataaaattttttttattttattttagcaaAAAAACCTATTATCATGCTATGACTGAATGAAGGATTAACATtagaaataaatttatttttctcgtaAATAAAGTGTTCTAAATATTCTTTtggttattattattttgttattgaaaatcatttttaatggaataaaataatacaaaaaattttataaatctaaatttttttaatttattaattatatttagatataataatataaaaatatttaaaaaaatataaataatttttaaaaatttttttatttttttaatatttttactttttacattTCACATTATAATGAAGCAAAAGTAAGAATGCTTAATGGGAGGTACCTAAATGAGTGAGTATTACTTGGCTATCTTGATGTGTAAGTGTGTGTATGTGATTCACAAAAGAGTAATAATGTTGCGTGAACAAATTAACGGTGATGACTAGTAAGCGGACTTATGTGACAGTGATAGTCAACTCCTCCTTATGAACAATTATTGGTGCTGCTATCCTGTGAAGCAAGTGAATTCTTGTTATATCTGTACTCTCTTGTTATTGATGTGTAAACCAAATTAAAGATGTTATCCCTTTATTCATCTTTGGTACCCCTTCTACTGCTGGTGGGGATCTCCTTATACGTTTTCAATGCTTTTAGTAGTGACAACATGTGGACTACCAAGGTAACATATGCAGACAAAACAATGTGTTCACCTGGGTGGTGTGGGAGGCATCACATAAGGTACCCTTTCAGGCTGAATAATAGTAGTCCAAGCTACTGTGGTGACCACAGGTACACCCTCTCTTGCGAGAGTGATAACCAACTCTTTCTCTATCTCAAATCAATCAAGCTCAAAGTGCACTCAATTAACTACAACAACTACACAATCCGACTAGTGGATGCCAGTGTTGCCCTGCATACCCATGAtcactcttctcttcttccttattctttgaCCTCCTCTAATTTCAGCAGTGGCAAAGATGAACCATACCATGATTGGTTCCGTTACTTCCATAACCGGCATCTTGATCTTATTAGATTGACAAAGCAGATGGTATATTTGATGAGGTGCCCACCATATGGAGCAGAAGAATCTTCTTCTGCTTCTGCAACTTGCATGAATGGATCCTATGCACTTGGGAGTACATTCTATGTCAGTGATCTTGGTAAAAGTCTCCAGGATTTGGCGTTTGGAGACTCGTGTCATATAGAGTGGATGTATATGACTTCATGGCCTGCTGAAATCAAAGACAGAAATATTTCATGCACAGACATCCATCATATGCTGCTCTACGGCTTTGAACTTTCTTGGTTGAAAGTATATTGCAAGAATGATGCCATCCTCAGTGATCGTAACAAAGTCATTTGTTATAAGCCTGCACTTATACTTAAAAGTTGTAAGTGTATATCTACAAGCTGAAATGATGGAGGGTGAtccaaatttattatttttgttatcaattagtcatcaatatttaaaagtatgaattaaaatatattgttaaattattaaactaaaaaaattaagttAATGGCTAAAAATGatgaacaaaaataataaattctgataattGTCTACTAATATTTTTCTATCTACTAATTTAACTCGATATATATCTGTTCATATATCATAACCTTATGTCTGCTTAAGGTACATGTACGTTAATTTATGAGTATCATTTaatatttgttttcaatttttttaattttaaaagtaattaattttagttaataAGGTATTTGAATTGTTTATCTTTTCCCTTTCTATTTCTTGCAGATGTACTTTCATGGATTGTTATTTGTCTAGTGGACGGAACAAGTAAGCCTTGTCTTTCCCTTTGCGGCTTGAACCTACGtacttattttgttttattttatgcaTAAGTCTATAATGACATCGTGGAATTTATGAAGGGAACACCATTAGAATTTAGCAGTAAAAATGAGAAACACTACCATAGTTTTAAAGGCTTTTCTTAAAATAGCATATTAAGTATAAAACAAAAATGTTATATTTACATcaaaatcaatcactaaaatcagccatcaatatatttgtgtataaatatatatatgtgatttaatttatttttaatgtgtatttatatttcaacatgtattGTATACTAGTAGTTGACTTTAGTGGCTAAATTTGGTGTATACGCTAGCATAACTCAGTATAAAATTTTGCCATTCAAATCTAAAGGTGTTAAACTGAGCGGTTTTATTGATATCTGAACTATTTTTCCATCTTCTTTACAGTTTTATTTGTTCTTGCCAAATTTGTACTTGGTGCTCCATGCATTGTTATCCTCTGCATATATAAATGGAGACGAAGACATTTATCGATATATGACAGTATCGAAGATTTTCTGCGAAGTGACAACAACATCATGCCAATTAGATACTCCTACAAAGAAATCAAGAACATAACTGAAAAGTTCAAGACTAAACTAGGAAATGGAGGCTATGGCTCTGTCTTCCAAGGAAAACTTCGAAGCGGTCGTCTAGCAGCTGTTAAGGTATTGAACGAGGCCAAATCCAATGGccaagaattcatcaatgaagTTGCTACTATTGGAAGAATTCACCATGTTAATGTGGTGCAACTCATTGGTTTCTGTGTGGAGGGATCAAAGCGTTGTTTGGTGTATGAGTTAATGCAAAATGGCTCTTTAgaaaaatacatattttcaccTCAAGAGAGTGCTTCAAATTCCTTAAGTTGTGAAAAACTGTACAACATTTCTCTTGGAGTGGCACGTGGTATTGAGTATCTGCATAATGGTTGCGACATTAAAATTCTGCACTTTGACATTAAGCCTCATAACATTCTTTTGGATGAGAACTTCAATCCAAAAGTCTCTGATTTTGGACTTGCGAGGTTATGTCCCACTGATAAAAGCATTGTGTCTCTGACTGCAGCAAGAGGAACCATAGGATACATGGCTCCTGAGCTTTTCTACAGAAATGTTGGCGCAATCTCGTACAAAGCCGATGTCTATAGCTTTGGGATGTTGTTAATGGAGATGGCTAGTAGAAGGAAGAATTTGAATGCACAGACTGAAAATTCCAGCCGGATATATTTTCCCTTTTGGGTTTATGATCAATTGCATGATGGAAgggaaataacaatagaaaatgacACGGCTGACGAGATGAAGTTGGCAAAGAAAATGATGATTGTGGCATTGTGGTGTATACAGACAAAGCCTAATGATCGACCATCAATGAAGAAAGTTGTGGAGATGCTTGAACaagatgatgaagaattggaaatGTCTCCCAAGCCTTACTTCTATCCACTTGATGAACCTGAAGGCGAAGTTGGAGAAGATAGCAGTTCAAGGGTATCCTCTGATATGTCATCAGTTAGTGGTTCCAAAGAATAGAACTGTTCTGTTTGGACTGTGATCTGATATAAATTTGCAAGATCTGCATCTAGCTTTTTTCCTTGGCTATGTCATATATATGTGTATTTCTGAGGTATATGATAGAATCAATTGATTTGATTAATATGTGTTGAATATGATAGAATCAATTGTTCAAGAGCTTTGTGTTTGTCTCAGATTCTGCTAACAAAAAACACTCATTCTACTTATTAGAGATCAAGAACAAAATTCAATATTAGGATTCCCAGTTTCTTTCATAAATGTATTTTCCTTTGGATTCAATGCTCCTAGAttaggattttcttttgttttttgctgGCTAGGCTACCAGCGGAGTTAGTAGAAGTGGTAGTTTACATAGAAGAAATCATAATTTTTGTTGTTGGATTAAAGTGGTTCAAGTATCTATTTcaaagtttcatgcaatttcgaTAACAAATTTCGGAGAACTTCTAAAACCACTTTTTGATGAGGTAGCAAGAAAAGTTGCTGGATTTGGTCCTGAATGATAAAAAAAACATGTATTTATAAGAATTAAGATGGTGACTTGTTAGTTTTGCTTTAACAAATATTCtattagaaaaattacaaaaagcaCTGCTCatgaatatatatttatttatacacACCCAttattgaataaaaataatacaagTTTTATAGGGGAATAACCCTCTAAAATTTGTTAAGGGGAATACACAATTTTTTTAGAATCACTAACTGATGATACATCAGAGAATAGCATTGAAGTGCTAAAATCTCCAACATCTTGTGCAGGTATATCATGTGAATATATGTAAGGCTTAGGAGATatttccaattcttcatcatcttGTTCTAGCATCTCCACAACTCTCTTCATTGAAGGACGATCACTAGGCTTTGTTTGTATACACCATAATGCCACAATCATCATCTTTTTGGCCAACTTCATCTCCTCATCTGTGTCATTTTCAATTACAATTTCACTTCCATCATGTAACTGATTATAAACCCAGAAAGGGAAATAAATTTGGCTAGAATTTTTAGCCGATGTATTTAGATTCTTTTTCCTACTTGCCATCTCCATTAACAACATTCCAAAACTATAGACATCAGCTTTATCGGAAATTGTTCCAATGTTTCTGTAGAATAGCTCAGGAGCCATGTATCCTATAGTTCCTCTTGCTGCAGTCAAAGACACTTTGCTATCACTAGTGGGACATAGCTTTGCAAGTCCAAAATCAGAGACTTTCGGATTGAAATTCTCATCAAGAAGAATGTTTTGAGGCTTGATATCAAAATGCAGAATCTTCATGTCACAACCATTATGCATGAACTCGATGCCACGTGCCACCCCAAGGGAAATTTTGTACAATTTTTCACAAGTTAAGAAAACACCTTTTTCATGTGAAAATATGTACTTTTCTAGAGACCCATTTTCCATTAACTCATATATAAGAGCACGTGTTAGTCCTTCCACACAGAAACCAATGAGTTGCACTACATTGACATGGTAAATTCTACCAATAGTAGCAACTTCACTGATAAATTCTTCTTCATTAGATCTGGTCTTAGTGTTATTCAACACTTTGACAGCTACAAGACGACCACTTGGAAGTTTTCCTTGAAAGACAGAGCCATAGCCTCCATTTCCCAGTTTTGTTTTGAATCCTTTGGTTATGTTCTTGATGTCTTTGTAAGAGTATCTAAATGGCAAGATTTCATTGTTATTTCGCAGAAAATCTTCAATGGTGTAATACGTGCCTAAATTCTTCTGTCGCCATTCGCAGAAAATGACAAATGCAATTCCAAGCATGAATTTGCCAACCAAGAACACTAGAAATTAAAGGAAATGCAACAAGAGAAAACCAATCATAAGGAATTTAATTGACTGAGATAGTGagatgaaataaaagaaaaactggttacattttagattttaaaattaaatctaacaATAGGTTATACTTATTATAACTTTTTTGGTACGTATTAAACTTCAAATTAAATAAGTTCGACACTAGTCATTTTGTCAAGATTGGAGGATACGACACTtgagattttttttctttttcaaggtTAGCTTCTTCTCTGTTCATGCATTTAGTATGAGTTGATTCTAGTATTCCAATGCACTCACAAATCCAAAGTTAAACAAACAATTAAAGATACATAAAAGAGAAAGACAAGGACTTACATATTATATAGTATATCCATTCTCCAATGACTTCCACTGCAAGAAA includes:
- the LOC107605924 gene encoding rust resistance kinase Lr10-like isoform X3 — encoded protein: MLSLYSSLVPLLLLVGISLYVFNAFSSDNMWTTKVTYADKTMCSPGWCGRHHIRYPFRLNNSSPSYCGDHRYTLSCESDNQLFLYLKSIKLKVHSINYNNYTIRLVDASVALHTHDHSSLLPYSLTSSNFSSGKDEPYHDWFRYFHNRHLDLIRLTKQMVYLMRCPPYGAEESSSASATCMNGSYALGSTFYVSDLGKSLQDLAFGDSCHIEWMYMTSWPAEIKDRNISCTDIHHMLLYGFELSWLKVYCKNDAILSDRNKVICYKPALILKSYVLSWIVICLVDGTILFVLAKFVLGAPCIVILCIYKWRRRHLSIYDSIEDFLRSDNNIMPIRYSYKEIKNITEKFKTKLGNGGYGSVFQGKLRSGRLAAVKVLNEAKSNGQEFINEVATIGRIHHVNVVQLIGFCVEGSKRCLVYELMQNGSLEKYIFSPQESASNSLSCEKLYNISLGVARGIEYLHNGCDIKILHFDIKPHNILLDENFNPKVSDFGLARLCPTDKSIVSLTAARGTIGYMAPELFYRNVGAISYKADVYSFGMLLMEMASRRKNLNAQTENSSRIYFPFWVYDQLHDGREITIENDTADEMKLAKKMMIVALWCIQTKPNDRPSMKKVVEMLEQDDEELEMSPKPYFYPLDEPEGEVGEDSSSRVSSDMSSVSGSKE
- the LOC107605924 gene encoding rust resistance kinase Lr10-like isoform X2, with translation MLSLCSFLVPLLLLLGISLNVFNYRPRWDSLVAIDADKRMCSSGLCGRHDIRYQFRLNNSSPSHCGEHRYTLSCENDNQLFLYLKSIKFQVQSINYNNYTIRLVDVNVPLHTHNHSSLPSYSLTSSNFTRDDPYQYWFYTQHFKDVIRLTKQMVYLMRCPPYGVESSTAVATCTNGSYAIGSTFYVSDLDKRLQDLAFRDSCHIDWMYLTSWPAEIKQINISCTDIHHMLLYGFELSWMKGYCYNDTDYAMLGDHNNIVCYNNYYERLSPFQNYVLSWIVICLVDGTILFVLAKFVLGAPCIVILCIYKWRRRHLSIYDSIEDFLRSDNNIMPIRYSYKEIKNITEKFKTKLGNGGYGSVFQGKLRSGRLAAVKVLNEAKSNGQEFINEVATIGRIHHVNVVQLIGFCVEGSKRCLVYELMQNGSLEKYIFSPQESASNSLSCEKLYNISLGVARGIEYLHNGCDIKILHFDIKPHNILLDENFNPKVSDFGLARLCPTDKSIVSLTAARGTIGYMAPELFYRNVGAISYKADVYSFGMLLMEMASRRKNLNAQTENSSRIYFPFWVYDQLHDGREITIENDTADEMKLAKKMMIVALWCIQTKPNDRPSMKKVVEMLEQDDEELEMSPKPYFYPLDEPEGEVGEDSSSRVSSDMSSVSGSKE
- the LOC107605926 gene encoding rust resistance kinase Lr10-like, with translation MKPVMVVWVLVLVLALLLSCGNGYSRVTDSVTCSSQWCGTHNISYPFTLTNTPPNCGDPTFNNTLSCDNHNQLFLYFKSRKFYVQSINYNNSTIRLVDSTIINNSSYFLASYNFNSYKSYQHHHKQILYVTCPNAVGSEVDDPPAATCINGSYARGSSSFHVYDGNKTLQELGLQDTCRVEWMYPSSWPGEIDGGNISCVDIRTMLLYGFEIPWGLCFCQHAVFDDQNNNLRCLSQHSPTPLVEVIGEWIYYIILFLVGKFMLGIAFVIFCEWRQKNLGTYYTIEDFLRNNNEILPFRYSYKDIKNITKGFKTKLGNGGYGSVFQGKLPSGRLVAVKVLNNTKTRSNEEEFISEVATIGRIYHVNVVQLIGFCVEGLTRALIYELMENGSLEKYIFSHEKGVFLTCEKLYKISLGVARGIEFMHNGCDMKILHFDIKPQNILLDENFNPKVSDFGLAKLCPTSDSKVSLTAARGTIGYMAPELFYRNIGTISDKADVYSFGMLLMEMASRKKNLNTSAKNSSQIYFPFWVYNQLHDGSEIVIENDTDEEMKLAKKMMIVALWCIQTKPSDRPSMKRVVEMLEQDDEELEISPKPYIYSHDIPAQDVGDFSTSMLFSDVSSVSDSKKIVYSP